Proteins from a single region of Euleptes europaea isolate rEulEur1 chromosome 21, rEulEur1.hap1, whole genome shotgun sequence:
- the LCMT1 gene encoding leucine carboxyl methyltransferase 1, which translates to MASTSREPRDTDVCDEAVRGTCDDASLCKRYAVSIGYWKDPYIEYFVRQPKERKAPEISRGYYARVQGVGQLLMAFLKKTECNCQIINLGAGLDTLFWKLKDENMLPKKYFEVDFPSIAARKIHNIKSKPPLSKPIMESHSGESLLIDAHSLDSSRYAIIAADLRELPKLEENLRKCNMDPHLPTLLMAECVLIYMTPEHSSGLLRWASSTFLATMFINYEQVNMDDRFGQIMIENLQSRQCNLVGVEDCRTLESQRARFLANGWEMASAMDMMKVYSCLPPDDVKRIEALEFLDEKELLEQLMQHYCLCWATKDACGLGLANIGL; encoded by the exons ATGGCCTCCACCTCCCGCGAGCCGCGGGACACCGACGTCTGCGACGAGGCCGTGAGGGGGACCTGCGACGACGCCTCCCTCTGCAAGCG GTACGCTGTAAGCATCGGCTACTGGAAAGATCCGTACATTGAGTATTTTGTGAGACAACCGAAAGAGAGGAAGGCGCCTGAAATCAGCCGAG ggtACTATGCCCGGGTCCAGGGCGTCGGTCAACTGCTGATGGCTTTCTTAAAGAAGACGGAATGCAACTGCCAAATTATAAACCTTGGTGCTGGCCTGGACACCTTGTTCTGGAAGCTGAAG GATGAGAATATGCTTCCCAAAAAGTATTTTGAAGTTGACTTCCCATCTATAGCAGCAAGGAAAATCCACAACATCAA aTCAAAACCTCCCCTGTCAAAACCAATTATGGAAAGCCATTCAGGGGAGTCTCTCCTAATAG ACGCTCACAGTCTGGACTCCAGCCGATACGCCATAATCGCTGCGGATCTTCGAGAATTGCCAAAACTGGAGGAGAACCTGAGGAAATGCAACATGGACCCCCA CTTGCCAACTCTCCTGATGGCGGAATGCGTCCTGATCTACATGACCCCAGAGCATTCTTCGGGCCTGCTCAGGTGGGCCTCCAGCACCTTCCTGGCCACCATGTTCATAAATTATGAGCAG GTGAACATGGATGATCGCTTTGGCCAGATCATGATTGAGAACTTACAGAGCCGGCAGTGTAACCTGGTTGGCGTGGAGGACtgcaggactctggagagccag AGAGCGCGGTTCCTGGCCAACGGCTGGGAAATGGCCAGTGCCATGGACATGATGAAAGTCTACAGCTGTTTGCCACCAGATGATGTCAAGAG GATTGAGGCCCTGGAGTTCCTGGACGAGAAGGAGCTGCTGGAGCAGCTGATGCAGCACTATTGCCTCTGCTGGGCTACCAAGGACGCCTGCGGTCTAG GTCTGGCAAACATAGGGCTGTAG